From a single Trueperaceae bacterium genomic region:
- the aroB gene encoding 3-dehydroquinate synthase, whose translation MSVTVDVRVDPPYPVRIGVGVAADVARYVPGDAAILEDANVASPHGDAVATALRADGRRVVRLAVAPGEASKSVATWEALLRRLAQVPLDRSATVVAVGGGVTGDLAGFVAASYLRGVAWVNVPTSLLAMADAAIGGKTGLDLPEGKNLVGAFWQPRAVLMDVGALATLPEAAFTEGLVEVAKHGLLADPALLAAVLDGAFGPDATPDAWAAWVAASVRVKADVVARDAHETGGARATLNLGHTVGHALEAASGHALTHGEAVAWGLLYAAHLSHLHLAPSAADDWRDAARRLVRRVAPAPPPDVAWPDLAAYLLRDKKNREGAVRWVLAERPGAARLVGDVPVATQEAAWRAFAADVATLRDDGGAAPRTERNGAS comes from the coding sequence GTGAGCGTCACGGTCGACGTCCGCGTCGATCCGCCGTACCCCGTCCGGATCGGGGTGGGCGTCGCGGCGGACGTCGCGCGGTACGTGCCGGGCGACGCCGCGATCCTGGAGGACGCGAACGTCGCGTCGCCGCACGGAGACGCGGTCGCGACGGCGTTGCGCGCCGACGGACGCCGCGTCGTCCGCCTCGCGGTGGCGCCGGGCGAAGCGAGCAAGTCGGTCGCGACGTGGGAAGCGCTCCTGCGCCGCCTCGCGCAGGTCCCCCTCGACCGCAGCGCGACCGTCGTCGCGGTCGGGGGCGGCGTGACCGGCGACCTCGCCGGCTTCGTCGCCGCGAGCTACCTGCGGGGCGTCGCGTGGGTGAACGTCCCCACGAGCCTCCTGGCGATGGCGGACGCCGCGATCGGGGGCAAGACCGGCCTCGATCTGCCCGAGGGCAAGAACCTCGTCGGTGCGTTCTGGCAGCCGCGGGCGGTGCTGATGGACGTCGGCGCACTCGCGACGCTGCCGGAGGCGGCGTTCACCGAGGGCCTCGTCGAGGTCGCCAAGCACGGCCTGTTGGCCGACCCGGCCCTCCTCGCCGCCGTGCTCGACGGCGCGTTCGGGCCCGACGCCACGCCGGACGCGTGGGCGGCGTGGGTCGCCGCGTCGGTCCGCGTCAAGGCGGACGTCGTCGCGCGCGACGCGCACGAGACCGGGGGCGCGCGGGCGACGTTGAACCTGGGGCACACCGTGGGGCACGCCCTCGAGGCGGCGTCGGGGCACGCCCTGACGCACGGTGAGGCGGTCGCGTGGGGGCTCCTGTACGCCGCGCACCTCTCGCACCTGCATCTCGCCCCCTCCGCAGCGGACGACTGGCGGGACGCCGCCCGGCGGTTGGTGCGGCGCGTCGCGCCCGCCCCCCCACCGGACGTCGCCTGGCCGGACCTCGCGGCGTACCTGCTGCGCGACAAGAAGAACCGCGAGGGGGCGGTGCGTTGGGTGCTGGCCGAACGGCCGGGCGCCGCCCGGTTGGTGGGGGACGTCCCGGTCGCGACGCAGGAGGCGGCCTGGCGGGCGTTCGCGGCGGACGTCGCGACCCTGCGCGACGACGGAGGGGCGGCCCCCCGCACGGAAAGGAACGGTGCCTCGTGA
- the aroC gene encoding chorismate synthase, with the protein MLRYLSAGESHGPALTILLDGVPAGLDLVAERDVDPWLRRRQGGYGRGRRQAIERDAVRILAGVRAGRTTGAPLSLQIENRDWGTWQEVMAPEPGGEPRKRALHEARPGHADLAGGIKYGHKDLRDVLERASARETASRVAGGAVALRLLEEAGVEGAARVVSLGGIDCDGGMDWDRLDALDESPIRSFDVDAQDAITDAIDAAKARGDTLGGVIEARFRGVPVGLGSHTQWDRKLDGRLAQAAMSIQAMKGVEIGDGWRAATVPGSDVHDALYPGGGAPERRTNRAGGLEGGITTGEELVVRAAMKPIATLMQPLPSVDVVSGQAVDAARERSDTTAVPAASIVLLAMASLVLADALMEKFGADTVAEIRERVAAHRAAVEAYVG; encoded by the coding sequence ATGCTTCGCTACCTCTCCGCCGGCGAGTCGCACGGTCCCGCCCTGACGATCCTGCTCGACGGCGTTCCCGCCGGCCTCGACCTCGTCGCCGAACGCGACGTCGACCCGTGGTTGCGGCGCCGCCAGGGCGGCTACGGGCGCGGGCGACGCCAAGCGATCGAGCGCGACGCGGTCCGCATCCTGGCCGGCGTCCGCGCCGGCCGCACGACGGGCGCCCCCCTGAGCCTGCAGATCGAGAACCGCGATTGGGGGACGTGGCAGGAGGTCATGGCACCCGAACCCGGCGGGGAACCCCGGAAGCGCGCCCTGCACGAGGCGCGGCCCGGCCACGCCGACCTGGCGGGCGGCATCAAGTACGGCCACAAGGACCTGCGCGACGTCCTCGAGCGCGCCAGCGCCCGCGAGACCGCGTCGCGGGTCGCGGGGGGCGCCGTCGCCCTCCGGCTGCTGGAGGAGGCCGGCGTCGAGGGTGCCGCTCGCGTCGTGTCGCTCGGGGGGATCGACTGCGACGGCGGCATGGACTGGGATCGCCTCGACGCGTTGGACGAGAGCCCCATCCGCAGTTTCGACGTCGACGCGCAGGACGCCATCACCGACGCGATCGACGCCGCGAAGGCGCGTGGCGACACGCTCGGGGGCGTGATCGAGGCGCGCTTCCGGGGGGTGCCCGTCGGGCTCGGGAGTCACACGCAGTGGGACCGGAAGTTGGACGGGCGGCTGGCGCAGGCGGCGATGAGCATCCAAGCGATGAAGGGCGTGGAGATCGGGGACGGCTGGCGCGCCGCGACGGTGCCGGGCAGCGACGTGCACGATGCGCTGTACCCCGGCGGCGGAGCGCCGGAACGCCGCACGAACCGCGCGGGCGGCCTGGAGGGCGGCATCACCACCGGCGAGGAGCTCGTGGTCCGCGCGGCCATGAAACCGATCGCGACGCTGATGCAGCCCCTCCCGAGCGTCGACGTCGTCTCCGGCCAGGCGGTGGACGCCGCCCGCGAACGCAGCGACACGACCGCCGTGCCGGCCGCCTCGATCGTGCTGCTGGCGATGGCGTCGCTCGTGCTGGCCGACGCCCTGATGGAGAAGTTCGGGGCGGACACCGTCGCCGAGATTCGTGAGCGGGTCGCCGCGCACCGCGCCGCGGTGGAGGCGTACGTCGGGTGA
- the aroQ gene encoding type II 3-dehydroquinate dehydratase, with product MKILVMNGPNLAALGRREPDVYGPTTLAELDAACVAWGAAHGAEVRCTQSNDEGTLIDGLHDAVPDGVDGVVLNAGGYTHTSVALRDAIAAIPVPVIEVHLSNVHAREAFRHESLLAPVCAGSITGLGPVGYRAAIEAIARGDVPHAGG from the coding sequence GTGAAGATCCTGGTGATGAACGGCCCGAACTTGGCGGCGTTGGGGCGGCGCGAGCCCGACGTCTACGGACCCACGACCCTCGCGGAGCTCGATGCGGCGTGCGTCGCGTGGGGCGCGGCGCACGGCGCGGAGGTCCGCTGCACCCAATCGAACGACGAGGGCACCCTGATCGATGGGTTGCACGACGCGGTGCCGGACGGCGTCGACGGCGTCGTCCTGAACGCTGGGGGGTACACCCACACGTCGGTCGCGTTGCGCGACGCGATCGCCGCGATCCCCGTCCCCGTGATCGAGGTGCACCTGTCGAACGTCCACGCCCGCGAGGCGTTCCGACACGAGAGCCTCCTGGCGCCGGTGTGCGCCGGCAGCATCACCGGTTTGGGGCCGGTGGGCTACCGGGCGGCGATCGAGGCGATCGCGCGGGGCGACGTCCCGCACGCCGGCGGGTAG
- a CDS encoding secretin N-terminal domain-containing protein, whose amino-acid sequence MKRRVLLLTALLALVATAFAQTATLPPDDPRFDQPVALSTDGNGEALDVMVAALARAVGLTPIVDGVSDTVVRYDVSDPKPFRQVWALVMSLHDLDYVLDANDVIVVGPPDALAGFRRQVGLPPADGSSAAAQVEQRVYELDNASADALADVLRASDFAVSGSDADAAFTVAPDARTNALIVTAAPRVQTRIAELLPTLDREQPQVAVNVRIQEVNRSVVETFGLDLTAARGNVATTLLDTGLEFLFDAQRAIADLNVVAVLDTLESQNLARRVDESTLTVLNNEPASLRSGGELTLIVTNADGDPVELTVDYGVNVTVTPRVAADGRITLAIEAGISDLIEESPTLVNIADDSVNSTVTVDPGQTVLMGGLFESTFTRNERRIPVLGRLPAIGGLFGTTETDRQETELLLIVRADRID is encoded by the coding sequence ATGAAACGACGCGTACTCCTCCTCACGGCCCTCCTCGCGCTCGTCGCGACGGCGTTCGCGCAGACCGCGACGCTGCCGCCGGACGACCCGCGCTTCGACCAACCGGTCGCGCTGTCCACCGACGGGAACGGCGAGGCGCTCGACGTGATGGTCGCCGCCCTCGCCCGCGCCGTCGGCCTGACCCCCATCGTCGACGGCGTGAGCGACACGGTCGTGCGGTACGACGTGAGCGACCCCAAGCCGTTCCGGCAGGTGTGGGCGTTGGTGATGAGCCTACACGACCTCGATTACGTCCTGGACGCCAACGACGTGATCGTGGTCGGTCCGCCCGACGCGTTGGCCGGGTTCCGGCGTCAAGTGGGGCTCCCCCCCGCCGACGGCTCCAGCGCCGCGGCGCAGGTCGAACAACGCGTGTACGAACTGGACAACGCCTCCGCCGACGCGTTGGCGGACGTCCTGCGCGCCAGCGACTTCGCGGTGAGCGGGTCCGATGCCGACGCCGCCTTCACCGTCGCGCCCGACGCCCGCACGAACGCGTTGATCGTGACCGCCGCACCCCGCGTCCAAACCCGCATCGCGGAGCTCCTCCCGACGTTGGACCGCGAACAACCGCAGGTCGCGGTGAACGTCCGCATCCAGGAGGTCAACCGCAGCGTCGTGGAGACCTTCGGGCTGGACCTGACCGCGGCGCGTGGGAACGTCGCGACGACCCTGCTCGATACCGGCCTCGAGTTCCTGTTCGACGCGCAGCGCGCCATCGCGGACCTGAACGTCGTCGCGGTCCTCGACACGCTGGAAAGCCAGAACCTGGCGCGGCGCGTGGACGAATCGACGCTGACGGTGCTGAACAACGAACCGGCCTCGCTTCGGTCGGGCGGGGAACTGACGTTGATCGTCACGAACGCGGACGGCGACCCGGTCGAGTTGACGGTGGACTACGGCGTGAACGTCACCGTCACGCCGCGCGTCGCGGCGGACGGACGCATCACGTTGGCGATCGAGGCGGGCATCTCCGACCTGATCGAGGAAAGCCCGACGCTGGTGAACATCGCCGACGACTCGGTGAACTCGACCGTCACCGTCGATCCCGGCCAAACGGTCCTGATGGGCGGCCTGTTCGAAAGCACCTTCACGCGTAACGAGCGCCGCATCCCGGTCCTCGGGCGCCTCCCGGCGATCGGGGGCCTGTTCGGCACGACGGAAACCGACCGCCAGGAGACGGAGTTGCTGTTGATCGTGCGGGCCGACCGCATCGACTGA
- the pilO gene encoding type 4a pilus biogenesis protein PilO, producing MRARLAALSPRTVAILVALASLGAAGGWYALAYQPLRADLAATRSEIAVLRADVARAERARTRLPQVQAEIEALDTARAAFLAQLPRESDVADLLVALRRSADASGVSLTRLAQGGVRADVQPDVRALAFDVASEGTYGATMAFLGELERLERFTRVDRVAFRSGAAAADPTLDASFGVTVFVYTGPAADANAGVPADARAEATP from the coding sequence ATGCGCGCCCGCCTCGCCGCGCTGTCGCCCCGCACCGTCGCGATCCTCGTCGCGCTCGCGTCGCTCGGCGCGGCGGGCGGCTGGTACGCGCTCGCCTACCAGCCGTTGCGGGCCGACCTCGCCGCCACCCGATCCGAGATCGCGGTGCTGCGCGCGGACGTCGCCCGCGCGGAACGCGCCCGCACCCGCCTGCCGCAGGTGCAGGCGGAGATCGAGGCGCTCGATACGGCCCGCGCGGCGTTCCTCGCGCAACTCCCTCGCGAGAGCGACGTCGCGGACCTGCTCGTGGCGCTGCGCCGCAGCGCCGACGCGAGCGGCGTGAGCCTCACCCGCCTCGCGCAGGGGGGCGTCCGCGCCGACGTGCAGCCGGACGTCCGCGCGCTCGCCTTCGACGTCGCCAGCGAAGGGACGTACGGCGCGACGATGGCGTTCCTCGGGGAACTCGAACGCCTCGAACGCTTCACGCGCGTCGACCGGGTCGCCTTCCGCTCCGGCGCCGCGGCGGCCGACCCGACCCTCGATGCGTCGTTCGGCGTGACGGTCTTCGTCTACACCGGGCCGGCGGCGGACGCGAACGCCGGCGTTCCCGCGGACGCCCGCGCGGAGGCGACGCCGTGA
- the lepA gene encoding translation elongation factor 4: MNIRNFSIIAHVDHGKSTLADRILELTQSVDERERRDQMLDTLELERERGITIKATAMRIYYTAEDGETYLFNLIDTPGHVDFNYEVSRALRACEGVLLVIDASQGVEAQTIQNAFLAIENGLEVLPVVNKIDLPNADVASATAELEEIVGVPADDAVAVSAKSGENVAAILEGIVRHLPPPQGDADGPLRCLIFDAVFDPYQGVVTFVRVLDGRVKAGDRIEVLSTGATFEVDKVGFFKPEPTVSDDLSAGEVGWITAGIKDIAQTQIGDTLTSPERRSDAPVPGFKPARPVVFSGLYPTDTEDYPKLREALEKLGLNDAAFTFEPETSDALGFGFRCGYLGLLHADIVQARLEREYGLSLIATAPAVVYHVDTTAGETIAVHNPSTLPPPTEIAATREPWVRLSVYVPEAFVGNAMQLIQEKRGELKDMVYHGRRVELRYDVPFGEILYDFHDRLKSLTKGYASMDYEPIGEREEALVKIDVLVNEEPVDALSFIAHRDKAYEVGRKIVDRMAEVIPRQMFAVPVQAAIGGKILARATVRAFRKDVTAKCYGGDITRKRKLLEKQKKGKDRMKQLGTVEVPQEAFLAVLSSDD, from the coding sequence ATGAACATCCGCAACTTCTCGATCATCGCGCACGTGGATCACGGCAAGTCCACGCTCGCCGACCGCATCCTCGAGCTCACGCAGAGCGTCGACGAACGCGAGCGGCGCGACCAGATGCTCGACACCCTCGAGCTCGAGCGCGAGCGCGGCATCACCATCAAGGCGACCGCCATGCGGATCTACTACACCGCCGAGGACGGCGAGACGTACCTGTTCAACCTCATCGACACGCCCGGGCACGTCGACTTCAACTACGAAGTCAGCCGCGCCCTCCGCGCGTGCGAGGGGGTCCTGCTCGTCATCGACGCCAGCCAGGGCGTCGAGGCGCAAACCATCCAGAACGCCTTCCTCGCGATCGAGAACGGCCTCGAGGTCCTCCCCGTCGTCAACAAGATCGACCTCCCCAACGCCGACGTCGCCAGCGCCACGGCGGAGCTCGAGGAGATCGTCGGCGTCCCCGCCGACGACGCGGTCGCGGTGTCGGCGAAGTCCGGCGAGAATGTCGCGGCGATCCTCGAGGGGATCGTCCGGCACCTCCCGCCCCCCCAGGGGGATGCGGACGGTCCGCTGCGCTGCCTGATCTTCGACGCCGTGTTCGATCCCTACCAGGGGGTCGTGACCTTCGTGCGGGTCCTCGACGGTCGCGTGAAGGCCGGCGACCGCATCGAGGTCCTGTCCACCGGCGCGACGTTCGAGGTGGACAAGGTCGGCTTCTTCAAGCCCGAACCGACCGTCAGCGACGACCTGTCCGCCGGCGAGGTCGGCTGGATCACCGCCGGCATCAAGGACATCGCGCAAACGCAGATCGGGGACACGCTGACGTCGCCCGAACGGCGCAGCGACGCGCCGGTCCCCGGCTTCAAGCCGGCCCGCCCGGTCGTGTTCAGTGGGCTGTACCCCACCGACACCGAGGACTACCCGAAGCTCCGCGAAGCCCTCGAGAAGTTGGGCCTCAACGACGCCGCCTTCACGTTCGAACCCGAAACGAGCGATGCGCTCGGGTTCGGCTTCCGCTGCGGGTACCTGGGCCTGCTTCACGCCGACATCGTGCAGGCCCGCCTCGAACGCGAGTACGGCCTTTCGTTGATCGCGACGGCGCCGGCGGTCGTCTACCACGTCGACACGACGGCGGGGGAGACGATCGCGGTGCACAACCCCTCGACGTTGCCGCCCCCCACCGAGATCGCCGCGACGCGCGAGCCGTGGGTCCGCCTCAGCGTCTACGTCCCCGAAGCCTTCGTGGGCAACGCCATGCAGCTCATCCAGGAGAAGCGCGGGGAACTGAAGGACATGGTGTATCACGGCCGGCGGGTGGAGCTCCGCTACGACGTGCCGTTCGGGGAGATCCTCTACGACTTCCACGACCGCCTCAAGAGCCTCACGAAGGGCTACGCCTCCATGGATTACGAGCCGATCGGGGAGCGCGAGGAGGCGCTCGTGAAGATCGACGTGCTCGTCAACGAAGAGCCGGTCGACGCGTTGTCGTTCATCGCGCACCGCGACAAGGCGTACGAGGTCGGTCGGAAGATCGTCGACCGGATGGCGGAGGTCATCCCCCGCCAGATGTTCGCCGTCCCCGTCCAGGCGGCGATCGGCGGCAAGATCCTGGCGCGCGCCACCGTCCGCGCCTTCCGGAAGGACGTCACCGCGAAGTGCTACGGCGGCGACATCACCCGGAAACGCAAGCTCCTCGAGAAACAGAAGAAGGGCAAGGACCGCATGAAGCAGCTCGGGACCGTCGAGGTGCCCCAAGAGGCGTTCCTGGCCGTGCTGTCCAGCGACGACTGA
- the tilS gene encoding tRNA lysidine(34) synthetase TilS: DGAPPTLLEDGPWRLRTPRPGDRIRLPGGTRTVRDVLRDAGIPREARDAVRVLARGDRVGWIDGVAIAEGHDPDAVDPDRAFMRRALALAKAAAAAGETPVGAVVVRDGVVLGEGRNAREADADPTGHAELVAMRAAARRDGDWRLAGATLYVTLEPCPMCAGAALETHLARVVYGAPNPRDGAFGSVVDLSAGAFKRVPEVRGGVLAREAAAPLAPFFAARRR; the protein is encoded by the coding sequence GGACGGGGCGCCCCCGACCCTGCTCGAGGACGGCCCCTGGCGGCTCCGAACCCCCCGACCGGGGGACCGCATCCGCCTCCCCGGCGGGACGCGCACCGTGCGCGACGTGCTGCGCGACGCCGGTATCCCTCGCGAAGCGCGGGATGCCGTCCGGGTCCTGGCGCGCGGCGACCGGGTCGGGTGGATCGACGGCGTCGCCATCGCCGAGGGGCACGACCCCGACGCCGTCGATCCCGACCGCGCGTTCATGCGTCGCGCGCTGGCGCTCGCCAAGGCGGCCGCCGCGGCGGGGGAGACGCCCGTCGGGGCGGTCGTGGTTCGCGACGGCGTCGTGCTGGGGGAGGGCCGCAACGCGCGGGAGGCGGACGCCGACCCGACCGGTCACGCCGAACTCGTCGCGATGCGCGCCGCGGCACGCCGCGACGGCGACTGGCGCTTGGCCGGCGCGACGCTGTACGTCACGCTCGAACCGTGCCCCATGTGCGCCGGCGCGGCGCTGGAGACGCACCTCGCCCGCGTCGTGTACGGCGCGCCCAACCCCCGCGACGGGGCGTTCGGCAGCGTCGTCGACCTGAGCGCCGGGGCGTTCAAACGCGTGCCGGAGGTCCGGGGCGGCGTCCTCGCGCGCGAGGCCGCCGCCCCGCTCGCGCCGTTCTTCGCCGCACGCCGGCGGTAG
- the scpB gene encoding SMC-Scp complex subunit ScpB produces the protein MSLRARLSAALLAAGRPVPTPELAKALEVSPDAVEEATRDLQATLDDAELGLRVEEVAGGYRLVVHPSVVPDLHGFLAPPPLPHLSDAAIETLALVAYHQPITRGDLEAARGASCSSTLETLQERELVKVVGRKDVIGRPLLYGTTERFLVEFGLARLEDLPALEDGPEGFLRG, from the coding sequence GTGTCGCTACGAGCCCGTTTGAGCGCCGCCCTGTTGGCGGCCGGTCGACCGGTCCCCACCCCCGAACTGGCGAAGGCGTTGGAGGTCTCCCCGGACGCGGTGGAGGAGGCGACCCGCGACCTGCAAGCCACCCTCGACGACGCCGAACTCGGCCTGCGGGTGGAGGAGGTGGCGGGCGGCTACCGCCTCGTCGTCCACCCGTCGGTCGTGCCGGACCTCCACGGGTTCCTCGCGCCCCCGCCGCTTCCGCACCTGAGCGACGCCGCGATCGAGACGTTGGCGTTGGTCGCGTACCACCAACCGATCACGCGCGGCGACCTCGAGGCCGCCCGGGGTGCGTCGTGCAGCTCGACGCTGGAGACGCTCCAGGAGCGCGAACTCGTGAAGGTCGTGGGCCGCAAGGACGTGATCGGGCGCCCCCTGTTGTACGGCACGACGGAGCGGTTCCTCGTCGAGTTCGGCCTCGCCCGCCTCGAGGACCTGCCGGCGCTCGAGGACGGCCCCGAAGGCTTCCTGCGGGGGTGA
- a CDS encoding shikimate kinase: MTRPAPAPSGADDVRPVRWVALAGFMGTGKSRIGWELSRRLRLTFIDTDKVIERVSCLTIPEILDLYGEAVFRDYETEVVRRTLRLQDVVVSTGGGTVVRPRNRELLRGRGPVVVLQASPETIYKRTRRHKRPLLEVGDPTDRIRTLLAERAPAYDAAASIRVSGDDREAEDVVEEIVAKLTTWAAAHPALARRDPDPPAGARGDAAPATERDA; encoded by the coding sequence GTGACCCGGCCCGCCCCCGCGCCCTCCGGAGCGGACGACGTCCGCCCCGTGCGCTGGGTCGCCCTCGCGGGCTTCATGGGGACCGGCAAGAGCCGCATCGGCTGGGAGTTGTCGCGTCGCTTGCGCCTGACGTTCATCGATACCGACAAGGTCATCGAGCGGGTCAGTTGCCTCACGATCCCCGAGATCCTCGACCTGTACGGCGAGGCGGTGTTCCGCGACTACGAAACCGAGGTCGTGCGCCGCACGCTCCGGCTGCAGGACGTGGTCGTCAGCACCGGCGGGGGGACGGTCGTTCGGCCCCGCAACCGCGAGCTGCTGCGGGGGCGAGGACCGGTCGTCGTGCTGCAGGCGAGCCCCGAAACGATCTACAAACGCACGCGGCGCCACAAGCGTCCCCTCCTCGAGGTCGGCGACCCCACCGACCGCATCCGGACGTTGCTCGCCGAACGCGCGCCCGCGTACGACGCCGCCGCCTCGATCCGGGTGTCGGGCGACGACCGGGAGGCCGAGGACGTCGTCGAGGAGATCGTCGCGAAACTGACCACGTGGGCGGCCGCGCACCCGGCGTTGGCGCGGCGGGACCCCGACCCGCCCGCCGGCGCCCGCGGGGACGCGGCGCCCGCGACGGAGCGCGACGCGTGA
- a CDS encoding prepilin-type N-terminal cleavage/methylation domain-containing protein yields MRRRTPKGVTLLETLLVLALLALLAASAARAWTPTAAERAARAYAADVRALRAAAIAGGTGAIRWAPDAGRFLVWRGGPDLAAHVGEARSATDRVAPPAGVAVVRTLRDGVRWTPDGSGRAFAGGGVYGGRVRFAGPHATWDVVVASSGRLRLAEVAP; encoded by the coding sequence ATGCGCCGCCGCACCCCGAAGGGCGTGACGCTCCTCGAGACGCTGCTCGTCCTCGCCCTCCTCGCCCTCCTCGCCGCGAGCGCCGCCCGCGCCTGGACGCCGACCGCCGCCGAACGCGCCGCTCGGGCGTACGCCGCCGACGTCCGCGCGCTCCGCGCCGCCGCGATCGCGGGCGGGACCGGCGCCATCCGGTGGGCGCCCGACGCGGGACGGTTCCTCGTGTGGCGCGGCGGTCCCGACCTCGCGGCGCACGTCGGGGAGGCGCGGTCCGCCACCGACCGCGTCGCGCCGCCGGCCGGCGTGGCGGTCGTCCGCACGTTGCGTGACGGCGTCCGTTGGACGCCCGACGGCTCCGGTCGCGCCTTCGCGGGGGGCGGCGTCTACGGTGGACGCGTCCGCTTCGCCGGACCGCACGCGACGTGGGACGTCGTCGTCGCCAGCTCCGGCCGGCTCCGCCTCGCGGAGGTCGCGCCGTGA